A genomic stretch from Pieris brassicae chromosome 9, ilPieBrab1.1, whole genome shotgun sequence includes:
- the LOC123714409 gene encoding hairy/enhancer-of-split related with YRPW motif protein: MEYHRHMEASHQQNQPSQWNYGWGPPAPAPPAPTLAPAPAQRNKRTHSESEDDAFSEESSKDATSTGGDSCQLMTRKRRRGVIEKKRRDRINTSLTELKRLVPAACEKQGSAKLEKAEILQLTVDHLKMLHAKGLDTLAYDPQRYAMDYHSIGFRECAAEVARYLVSCEGLDIQDPLRLRLMSHLQCFAAQRELAAKSANWGYPQYPPVQHSGFGQEPSTSTASIAPTAVAAPLSAAPSYPHYPPVPPAPPGPPAPPGPHPAPTAPHYPAPYPHHPPHHQYSQNSSKPYRPWGAELAY, translated from the exons ATGGAGTACCATAGACATATGGAAGCTTCTCATCAGCAAAATCAGCCGAGCCAGTGGAATTATGGCTGGGGGCCACCAGCGCCTGCGCCTCCAGCACCTACCTTAGCTCCTGCGCCGGCTCAAAGGAACAAAAGGACACACTCTGAAAGCGAAGATGATGCTTTTTCAGAGGAAAGCAGCAAGGACGCTAC ATCCACAGGGGGTGATTCCTGTCAGTTGATGACACGGAAACGCAGACGAGGTGTTATAGAAAAGAAGAGAAGAGACAGAATAAACACTTCATTGACAGAACTAAAGAGACTTGTGCCGGCTGCATGTGAGAAACAGGGCTCTGCTAAACTTGAAAAGGCTGAAATCCTACAACTGACTGTCGACCACCTGAAGATGCTTCACGCGAAAG gtCTCGATACTCTCGCCTATGATCCTCAGAGGTACGCCATGGATTACCACAGTATTGGATTCAGAGAATGTGCAGCCGAAGTAGCTAGGTATCTGGTTAGTTGTGAGGGCCTGGACATCCAGGATCCATTACGCCTTCGACTCATGAGCCACCTACAATGCTTTGCTGCTCAGAGAGAGTTAGCAGCCAAGTCTGCCAATTGGGGTTACCCACAATACCCCCCGGTACAACATAGCGGGTTCGGCCAGGAGCCTTCAACATCCACAGCGTCCATCGCTCCCACAGCAGTAGCGGCTCCTTTATCAGCGGCTCCATCCTACCCTCATTATCCTCCTGTTCCACCAGCCCCACCGGGGCCACCAGCGCCTCCGGGTCCCCACCCGGCTCCAACAGCACCGCATTACCCCGCTCCGTACCCTCATCATCCGCCACATCACCAATATTCACAGAACAGCTCAAAGCCGTATAGGCCGTGGGGGGCCGAATTAGCATATTAG